The Anaerolineae bacterium genome has a window encoding:
- a CDS encoding MFS transporter gives MIARISGKQLGKGMSIFMAGGELGRTVGPLLVVWAVSVWTLEGYYRIMVLGWLTSLILFWRLRHIPARPDQRQSVRTMLPTARRLFAPLLGVVFPQAFMLTALAVYLPTFMTQQGASLWIAGAALSIWELAGIGGALLGGTLSDRVGRKTVLVVAMASSSLLMFVFLNVSGWWLVPVLLALGFTSLSSTPVMLAMVQEGVPHNRAMANGLFMSMSFLVRPLAAFVIGLLGDNFGLPTAFYIATMMALLAIPMIHFLPYRNGRRTSTSRLSEAEEEECSKQLE, from the coding sequence ATGATCGCCCGCATTTCCGGCAAACAATTGGGCAAAGGCATGAGTATCTTTATGGCCGGCGGCGAACTGGGTCGAACGGTGGGACCACTGCTGGTGGTGTGGGCGGTGTCGGTGTGGACCTTGGAGGGATACTATCGCATTATGGTTTTGGGCTGGCTCACGTCGCTCATTTTGTTTTGGCGTCTGCGTCATATTCCGGCCCGACCTGACCAGCGACAGAGTGTGCGGACGATGCTTCCGACAGCGCGGCGATTGTTTGCCCCCTTATTGGGAGTGGTTTTTCCGCAAGCCTTTATGCTGACTGCGCTGGCGGTCTATTTGCCCACGTTTATGACTCAACAAGGTGCCAGTTTATGGATAGCCGGGGCTGCGCTTTCAATCTGGGAGTTGGCCGGAATTGGCGGAGCCTTGCTGGGCGGCACCTTGAGCGACCGGGTAGGACGCAAAACGGTTTTGGTGGTGGCAATGGCCTCTTCATCGTTGCTGATGTTTGTGTTTCTGAATGTGAGCGGCTGGTGGCTCGTGCCGGTTCTGCTGGCTCTGGGTTTTACATCCCTATCATCCACGCCGGTAATGCTGGCCATGGTGCAAGAAGGCGTGCCTCATAATCGGGCCATGGCCAATGGCCTGTTCATGTCGATGTCGTTTCTGGTACGCCCGCTGGCGGCTTTTGTCATTGGTTTGCTGGGGGACAATTTTGGCTTACCTACCGCCTTTTACATTGCCACCATGATGGCCTTGCTGGCCATCCCGATGATTCACTTTCTGCCCTATAGGAATGGGCGCAGGACTTCCACATCCCGACTGAGTGAAGCCGAAGAAGAGGAATGCTCTAAGCAACTGGAGTAA